The Rhodohalobacter sp. SW132 genome has a segment encoding these proteins:
- a CDS encoding DUF192 domain-containing protein: MMSFPDPSSLSTSRSFIVIFLLTLSTVYFSACSENEQGESESAVEERILEYETTITFLNERGNEISEIEAAVADDDASRSQGLMDVHSLPVDAGMLFIFDDNQQRNFWMASTPLSLDIIFVNEEYEIVRIHRNTSPYSQESIPSELPSKYVVEVNAGYTMRHDINEGGRIQIGE, translated from the coding sequence ATGATGAGTTTTCCTGATCCCTCCTCCCTATCAACTTCCCGTTCGTTCATAGTCATATTCCTGCTGACGCTTTCCACAGTTTATTTCTCCGCCTGTTCGGAAAACGAACAAGGAGAATCTGAATCCGCAGTAGAAGAACGGATTCTCGAATACGAAACCACGATCACATTCCTGAATGAAAGAGGAAACGAAATTTCTGAAATTGAAGCAGCTGTTGCTGATGATGATGCAAGCCGCAGCCAGGGACTCATGGATGTTCACTCTCTGCCGGTTGATGCCGGAATGCTCTTTATTTTCGATGATAACCAGCAACGAAACTTCTGGATGGCAAGTACGCCGCTTTCACTCGATATCATTTTTGTAAACGAAGAGTATGAAATCGTACGCATTCACCGAAACACTTCCCCCTACTCACAGGAGAGCATACCATCGGAACTTCCGTCCAAATACGTTGTGGAAGTAAATGCGGGATACACCATGCGCCACGATATTAATGAAGGCGGACGAATACAGATTGGCGAATAA